The DNA sequence CAACGACCGGGGTGTTGGCGCGCGTTGGGGATTCGTCCCGGCGCAGACCCGTCGCCCAGGCGTCGTACTCCCGCAGCCCCTCCTCGAGCGGCTGGACCTTGCGCAGGGCGCAGCACAGGTCGGGGTTGCGGTCGTGCAGCCTGGGGCCGTACTCGGCGTCCTGCTCGGCGACGGTCTGACGGGGTGTCAGCGTGATGACGTTGACGTCCATCACGGCTTCCACCGCGTCACGGGTGCCGATGGTCTCGGGGAAGTGGTAGCCGGTGTCGAGGAAAACCACGTCGACACCGGGGAAGGCGCGGGAGGCGAGATGCGCCACCACCGCGTCCTCCATCGAGGAGGTGACACAGAAACGCGATCCGAAGGTGTCCGCCGCCCAGCGCAGGATCTCCAGCGCGGGGGCGTCCTCGAGCTCGCGGCCCGCCTTCTCGGCGAGCTCCTCGAGATCGGTCTGCTCGAGCCGGGTCATATCGTCGTGCCCCCTTCATCGACCGTGTCGGGCCGCAGACCCTTGGCCAGCAGCCCGAGGAACGACAGGCGGAACGCGCGGTTGCAGGACGCGCATTCCCATGCGCCATGGCCCTCCTCCGAGGGCCGCAGGTC is a window from the Streptomyces luomodiensis genome containing:
- a CDS encoding phosphoadenylyl-sulfate reductase, with product MTRLEQTDLEELAEKAGRELEDAPALEILRWAADTFGSRFCVTSSMEDAVVAHLASRAFPGVDVVFLDTGYHFPETIGTRDAVEAVMDVNVITLTPRQTVAEQDAEYGPRLHDRNPDLCCALRKVQPLEEGLREYDAWATGLRRDESPTRANTPVVGWDAARRKVKISPIARWTQADVDAYIAEHGVLTNPLLMDGYPSIGCAPCTRRVLEGEDIRSGRWAGRTKTECGLHG